The following proteins come from a genomic window of Chryseobacterium mulctrae:
- a CDS encoding lytic transglycosylase domain-containing protein has protein sequence MKNFNVKKLLIFFSFTPLFFNSQDKSRVYQEGNEVFLKVDENWVKSLEKYDNNTGESYENTLSLDTYKERFYLLDANTRLNIDYNDVTYSYVKKYLSYRWYHRIIGLSSYYFPLFEAALEKYGLPKEIKYLAVVESALNPRAGSWAGAKGIWQFMQATGKEYGLYDTKYYSGFYDPVKSSDAAARYLRDLYRQLGDWNLAISAYNCGAGNVNKAIRKAGTKSYWKVRQFLPKETQAYVPSFIAVNYIFNYYKLHSIKPMYFKYNFYDVRMISNSNPTTFKNINGDTAFLRFANPQFITDYIPTNSIIYTK, from the coding sequence ATGAAGAATTTTAATGTAAAAAAACTCTTAATTTTCTTTTCTTTTACCCCTTTATTCTTTAACTCACAAGATAAATCTAGAGTTTACCAAGAAGGTAATGAAGTATTTTTAAAGGTGGATGAAAATTGGGTTAAGTCACTTGAAAAATATGATAATAACACCGGAGAAAGCTATGAAAATACCTTATCTCTGGACACTTATAAGGAACGGTTTTATCTACTCGATGCTAACACAAGATTAAATATTGATTACAATGATGTTACCTATTCCTATGTTAAAAAATACTTATCCTATAGATGGTATCATAGAATTATAGGATTGTCTTCTTACTATTTTCCTCTTTTTGAAGCTGCGTTGGAAAAGTACGGATTACCTAAAGAAATAAAATATTTAGCAGTTGTCGAAAGTGCACTAAATCCTCGTGCGGGATCCTGGGCAGGAGCAAAAGGAATCTGGCAATTTATGCAAGCAACAGGTAAAGAATATGGATTGTATGATACGAAGTATTATAGTGGTTTCTATGATCCAGTGAAAAGTTCTGACGCAGCTGCACGTTATTTGCGAGATTTATACAGACAATTGGGAGATTGGAATCTTGCAATATCTGCTTATAACTGTGGTGCAGGAAATGTCAATAAGGCTATCAGAAAAGCTGGCACAAAGAGTTATTGGAAAGTACGACAATTCCTTCCTAAAGAAACACAGGCTTATGTTCCTAGCTTTATAGCTGTAAATTATATTTTCAATTATTATAAATTACACAGTATAAAACCAATGTACTTTAAATATAATTTTTATGATGTCCGGATGATTTCAAATTCTAATCCAACTACCTTCAAAAACATAAATGGCGATACTGCTTTTTTGAGGTTTGCAAATCCACAGTTTATCACAGATTATATTCCAACAAATTCAATCATTTACACAAAATAA
- a CDS encoding helix-turn-helix domain-containing protein, with translation MEVNTIILNLLKKGMNQKEISEQLVKLEIKPNSLSTVEKYLSVMRKEYGAKTMFHLGYILYQLDFQS, from the coding sequence ATGGAAGTAAATACTATAATTTTAAATTTACTAAAGAAAGGAATGAATCAAAAAGAAATTTCTGAACAATTGGTTAAACTTGAAATAAAACCGAATAGCTTGAGTACAGTAGAAAAATATCTAAGCGTAATGCGCAAAGAATATGGAGCAAAGACTATGTTTCATTTGGGATATATTCTTTATCAATTAGATTTCCAAAGTTGA